A region of Micromonospora sp. WMMD882 DNA encodes the following proteins:
- a CDS encoding aldehyde dehydrogenase family protein — MALRLADGTAWADTLARAVQATPEAFDPAGPDGTVTLRNLIQGDWASAGTPTPVRTPVDNTVLVNLPRLDAATASAAVAFSAATHRDWAETPLATRKAKVTEAVDALTAHRDLLALLLVWEIGKPWRLACADVDRALDGVRWYVEEIDRMLADGREPLPGPVSNIASWNYPMSVLVHAELVQLLAGNAVIAKTPSQGGAVCLTVAHALMRRAGLPATLVSGGGEELSEVLVRAPEIGAVAFVGGRSNGGKVAAALLDSDKRHFIEQEGLNAWGIWNFSQWDMLAKHLKKGFEYGKQRCTAYPRFVVQRELVDEFLAMYLPVVSSVRFGHPLAVADDWSAGDPLPELDFGPLISGSKADELRRKVDEAVRGGAIPIYRGKLDGAPFLDGQDTSAYVAPSVLLAPPGRSRLMHAEPFGPVDTIVVVDTTDELLAAMNASNGALVASLACDDEDEAAKLAVDLQAFKVGINKPRSRGDRDEPFGGRGASWKGAFVGGDLLVQAVTVGGEGRLYGNFPDYNSYPAT, encoded by the coding sequence ATGGCTCTACGACTCGCCGACGGTACCGCCTGGGCCGACACCCTGGCCCGCGCCGTCCAGGCCACGCCCGAGGCGTTCGACCCGGCCGGCCCGGACGGCACCGTCACCCTGCGCAACCTGATCCAGGGTGACTGGGCCTCGGCGGGCACGCCCACCCCGGTCCGTACCCCGGTGGACAACACCGTGCTGGTCAACCTCCCCCGGCTGGACGCGGCGACGGCCAGCGCGGCGGTCGCCTTCTCCGCCGCCACCCACCGCGACTGGGCCGAGACCCCGCTGGCCACCCGCAAGGCCAAGGTCACCGAGGCGGTCGACGCGCTCACCGCGCACCGCGACCTGCTCGCCCTGCTGCTGGTCTGGGAGATCGGCAAGCCGTGGCGGCTGGCCTGCGCCGACGTGGACCGGGCCCTGGACGGCGTCCGGTGGTACGTCGAGGAGATCGACCGGATGCTCGCCGACGGGCGCGAGCCGCTGCCCGGCCCGGTCAGCAACATCGCGAGCTGGAACTACCCGATGAGCGTGCTGGTCCACGCCGAGCTGGTCCAGCTCCTCGCCGGCAACGCGGTCATCGCGAAGACCCCCTCGCAGGGCGGCGCGGTCTGCCTCACCGTCGCCCACGCGCTGATGCGCCGGGCCGGACTGCCCGCCACCCTCGTCTCCGGCGGCGGCGAGGAGCTCTCCGAGGTGCTCGTCCGGGCCCCCGAGATCGGGGCGGTCGCCTTCGTCGGCGGGCGCTCCAACGGCGGCAAGGTCGCCGCCGCGCTGCTCGACTCCGACAAGCGCCACTTCATCGAGCAGGAGGGTCTCAACGCCTGGGGCATCTGGAACTTCTCCCAGTGGGACATGCTCGCCAAGCACCTGAAGAAGGGCTTCGAGTACGGCAAGCAGCGCTGCACCGCGTACCCGCGCTTCGTCGTCCAGCGGGAGCTGGTCGACGAGTTCCTCGCCATGTACCTGCCGGTGGTCTCCTCGGTCCGCTTCGGCCACCCGCTCGCCGTGGCCGACGACTGGTCCGCCGGTGACCCGCTGCCCGAGCTGGACTTCGGCCCGCTGATCAGCGGCTCCAAGGCCGACGAGCTGCGCCGCAAGGTCGACGAGGCGGTCCGCGGCGGCGCGATCCCGATCTACCGCGGCAAGCTGGACGGCGCGCCGTTCCTCGACGGGCAGGACACCTCGGCGTACGTGGCCCCGTCGGTGCTGCTCGCCCCGCCCGGCCGGTCCCGGCTGATGCACGCCGAGCCGTTCGGCCCGGTCGACACGATCGTGGTCGTCGACACCACCGACGAGCTGCTCGCCGCGATGAACGCCTCCAACGGCGCGCTGGTCGCCAGCCTGGCCTGCGACGACGAGGACGAGGCCGCGAAGCTGGCGGTGGACCTCCAGGCGTTCAAGGTCGGCATCAACAAGCCGCGCTCCCGGGGCGACCGGGACGAGCCGTTCGGCGGCCGGGGCGCCTCGTGGAAGGGCGCGTTCGTCGGTGGTGACCTGCTGGTGCAGGCGGTCACCGTCGGCGGTGAGGGTCGCCTCTACGGCAACTTCCCGGACTACAACAGCTACCCCGCCACCTGA
- a CDS encoding VOC family protein has translation MATIAQISLGVSDCERAGRFWAAALGYRRRPPRYPGDDWILLEPPPGVAGAAIAMDLSASPVERLPRIHLDLAAGERGLDAEVDRLVGLGARRVDWAHYPAELEPGAPPYVVLADPEGNRFCVCGEADRPD, from the coding sequence ATGGCCACGATCGCACAGATCTCGCTGGGGGTGTCCGACTGCGAGCGGGCCGGCCGGTTCTGGGCCGCCGCCCTCGGTTACCGGCGTCGTCCGCCCCGCTACCCCGGCGACGACTGGATCCTGCTGGAGCCCCCGCCGGGGGTGGCCGGCGCGGCGATCGCGATGGACCTCAGCGCCAGCCCGGTCGAGCGGCTCCCCCGCATCCACCTCGACCTGGCCGCCGGTGAGCGGGGCCTCGACGCCGAGGTGGACCGGCTGGTCGGGCTCGGCGCGCGACGGGTCGACTGGGCGCACTACCCGGCCGAGCTGGAACCCGGCGCGCCGCCGTACGTCGTGCTCGCCGACCCGGAGGGCAACCGCTTCTGCGTCTGCGGCGAGGCCGACCGGCCCGACTGA
- a CDS encoding GNAT family N-acetyltransferase translates to MTLWRIRATVDDRPGYLSVLTASLALRGVNILALQVHTTEAGAVDDFLVDAPDTIDEADLLAAVERGRGRDCWIARSEARGLVDQPTRVLGLATRLVRDPDATGEALRALLGADAVTWRPVRSAEAVGVDRARMRLADGVGGVFELSRPAPDFTPAEYARAQALVELAATAARRAAEQVTLVLPDGAELGVRPAGPDDLPAVLRLHEQCSARTLHRRYLSEAGRPSPDRLRRLLDPARGMTLVVVEADSPGTGESVGVDSSGAGESIVAMASLLGEGDQAEAALLVNDDQQRRGLGGALLRRLLAHADGAGYAAVDLHVHASNAPMLRMLHRLGRPLTLDRDGPLVTVTFPLAVRACPTGV, encoded by the coding sequence GTGACACTCTGGCGGATCCGGGCCACGGTGGACGACCGTCCCGGCTATCTCTCCGTGCTGACCGCCAGCCTCGCGTTGCGCGGGGTGAACATCCTCGCCCTGCAGGTGCACACCACCGAGGCCGGCGCGGTGGACGACTTCCTGGTGGACGCCCCCGACACGATCGACGAGGCAGACCTGCTCGCCGCCGTCGAGCGGGGGCGCGGGCGGGACTGCTGGATCGCCCGCAGCGAGGCGCGGGGCCTGGTCGACCAGCCCACCAGGGTGCTCGGCCTGGCCACCCGGCTGGTCCGTGACCCGGACGCGACAGGCGAGGCGCTGCGCGCGCTGCTCGGCGCGGACGCGGTGACCTGGCGGCCGGTCCGCTCCGCCGAGGCCGTCGGCGTCGACCGGGCCCGGATGCGGCTGGCCGACGGCGTCGGCGGGGTCTTCGAGCTGTCCCGTCCCGCGCCGGACTTCACCCCTGCCGAGTACGCGCGGGCGCAGGCGCTGGTCGAGCTGGCCGCCACCGCCGCGCGCCGGGCCGCGGAACAGGTCACCCTGGTGCTACCCGACGGCGCCGAGCTGGGCGTACGCCCGGCCGGGCCGGACGATCTCCCAGCCGTCCTACGGCTGCACGAGCAGTGCTCGGCGCGGACCCTGCACCGTCGCTACCTCAGCGAAGCGGGCCGGCCGTCTCCCGACCGGTTGCGGCGGCTGCTCGATCCGGCGCGTGGGATGACCCTGGTCGTCGTCGAGGCGGATTCCCCCGGTACGGGGGAATCGGTCGGCGTGGACTCCTCCGGTGCGGGGGAGTCGATCGTCGCGATGGCGAGCCTGCTCGGCGAGGGGGACCAGGCCGAGGCGGCGCTGCTGGTCAACGACGACCAGCAGCGCCGTGGCCTGGGTGGCGCGTTGCTGCGTCGCCTGCTCGCCCACGCCGACGGGGCCGGGTACGCGGCCGTGGACCTGCACGTGCACGCCTCGAACGCGCCGATGCTGCGGATGCTGCACCGGCTCGGCCGCCCGCTGACCCTGGACCGGGACGGCCCGTTGGTCACCGTCACGTTTCCCCTCGCCGTCCGCGCCTGCCCGACGGGCGTCTAG
- a CDS encoding amino acid-binding protein, whose protein sequence is MLLRVRVTLPDRPGTLGQVARTLGVSGADIVQVVVLERLGGRAVDDFTVVWPGASRLERLLAGLAAIPGVQVDGVWRAIGAPTATGQDAELLAQVAANPADGCATLVDAVPGLLAADWAVAAVVPIDWASSGGGSATVGYASWRAPVPPTLPEITPLRSRALTMPDGGHFALVPFGRAGLVLVVARDAAEPLRPAAFHRTEVDRLTQLVKASAVILGDRLDLVGAPPAPTAGGRP, encoded by the coding sequence ATGCTGCTGAGAGTTCGGGTGACCCTGCCGGACCGCCCCGGCACGCTCGGCCAGGTGGCACGTACCCTCGGCGTCTCCGGCGCCGACATCGTCCAGGTGGTGGTGCTGGAGCGGCTCGGCGGCCGGGCGGTGGACGACTTCACCGTGGTCTGGCCGGGGGCCTCCCGGCTGGAGCGGCTGCTCGCCGGGCTCGCCGCGATCCCCGGCGTCCAGGTGGACGGGGTGTGGCGGGCGATCGGCGCGCCGACCGCCACCGGGCAGGACGCCGAGCTGCTCGCCCAGGTGGCGGCGAACCCGGCCGACGGGTGCGCCACCCTGGTCGACGCGGTGCCGGGCCTGCTCGCGGCGGACTGGGCGGTGGCCGCCGTGGTGCCGATCGACTGGGCCTCCTCGGGCGGGGGATCGGCCACCGTCGGGTACGCGAGCTGGCGTGCCCCGGTCCCGCCGACGCTGCCGGAGATCACCCCGCTGCGCTCGCGGGCGCTGACGATGCCCGACGGCGGCCACTTCGCGCTGGTCCCGTTCGGTCGGGCCGGCCTGGTCCTGGTGGTGGCCCGGGACGCCGCCGAGCCCCTGCGGCCGGCCGCCTTCCACCGCACCGAGGTGGACCGGCTGACCCAGTTGGTCAAGGCCAGCGCGGTCATCCTCGGCGACCGGCTCGATCTGGTGGGCGCGCCCCCGGCCCCGACCGCCGGGGGGCGACCGTGA
- a CDS encoding phosphotransferase family protein, which produces MTDPAGEATRPGPTPRGLDLDRLAGHLARHRPDLAGGPLRAELIAGGRSNLTYLVTLGDREVVLRRPPLGHVLATAHDMAREHRVISALAPTGVPVPAVLLLCLDPAVLGAPFYLMERAPGVVYRSRTQTDRLDVGQRRELAMTMMDVLATLHSLPPVEVGLADFGRPDGFLARQVRRWAGQLDRSRSRPLPGVDALRDRLAATVPEGANAGRIVHGDYRLDNLLATVDPVAVRAVLDWEMATLGDPLADLGLLLTYWDVLGDSDLAAGNPVTDALGPRAGFPTGDELIERYAGRADVDVGPLRWHVALGCFKLAVICEGIHYRHGLGQTVGEGFDRIGELVPPLVAHGLAAVAD; this is translated from the coding sequence ATGACCGATCCGGCCGGCGAGGCGACCCGGCCGGGCCCGACCCCGCGCGGGCTCGACCTCGACCGGCTCGCCGGTCATCTCGCCCGGCACCGGCCCGACCTGGCCGGCGGGCCGCTGCGGGCCGAGCTGATCGCCGGTGGCCGGTCCAACCTGACCTACCTGGTGACCCTGGGCGACCGGGAGGTGGTGCTGCGCCGGCCGCCGCTGGGGCACGTGCTGGCCACCGCGCACGACATGGCGCGCGAGCACCGGGTGATCAGCGCCCTCGCCCCGACCGGCGTGCCGGTGCCGGCCGTCCTGCTGCTCTGCCTCGACCCGGCGGTGCTCGGCGCGCCGTTCTACCTGATGGAGCGGGCGCCCGGGGTGGTCTACCGCAGTCGGACGCAGACCGACCGGCTCGACGTCGGGCAGCGGCGCGAGCTGGCCATGACGATGATGGACGTCCTCGCCACCCTGCACTCGCTGCCGCCGGTCGAGGTGGGGCTGGCCGACTTCGGCCGCCCGGACGGCTTCCTCGCCCGGCAGGTACGACGCTGGGCCGGTCAGCTCGACCGCTCCCGCAGCCGTCCGCTGCCCGGCGTCGACGCGCTGCGGGACCGGTTGGCCGCGACGGTCCCCGAGGGGGCGAACGCCGGCCGGATCGTGCACGGCGACTACCGGCTGGACAACCTCCTCGCCACCGTCGACCCGGTCGCCGTCCGGGCCGTGCTGGACTGGGAGATGGCGACCCTGGGTGACCCGCTGGCCGACCTGGGTCTGCTGCTGACCTACTGGGACGTGCTCGGCGACTCCGACCTCGCCGCCGGCAACCCGGTCACCGACGCGCTCGGGCCCCGCGCCGGTTTTCCCACCGGTGACGAGCTGATCGAGCGGTACGCCGGCCGGGCGGACGTCGACGTGGGGCCGCTACGTTGGCATGTCGCGCTGGGGTGCTTCAAGCTTGCGGTGATCTGCGAGGGGATCCACTACCGGCACGGCCTCGGGCAGACCGTCGGCGAGGGGTTCGACCGGATCGGCGAGCTGGTGCCGCCGCTGGTCGCCCACGGGCTGGCCGCCGTGGCCGACTGA
- a CDS encoding acyl-CoA dehydrogenase family protein, with protein MDFSFDARTEELRGTLRRFLAERVIPAEATFAGQVAAAGDPWARPPVLAELKAEARARGLWNLFLPDPRHGAGLTNLQYAPLAEETGRSPHLAPEALNCAAPDTGNMELLAEFGTPEQRERWLLPLLAGEIRSAFCMTEPAVASSDASNIATRIVRDGDEYVIDGRKWWSSGAMDPRCAVLVVMGRTDPDAERHRRQSMILVPRDAPGVTVRRGLTVFGYTDAAHGGHAEIDFTGVRVPATNLVGVEGGGFAMAQARLGPGRIHHCMRLVGMAERALEEMCRRVVGRVAFGRPLAEQGVVQEWIAESRVRIEQARLLVLKTAWLMDTVGNRGAHTEIQAIKIAVPAMAEWVVDRAIQAHGGAGVSQDTPLAALWAQARALRLADGPDEVHRASLARRELRAYR; from the coding sequence ATGGACTTCAGCTTCGACGCCCGGACCGAGGAGTTACGCGGGACGCTGCGGCGTTTCCTGGCCGAGCGGGTGATCCCGGCCGAGGCGACGTTCGCCGGGCAGGTCGCCGCCGCCGGTGACCCGTGGGCGCGTCCGCCGGTGCTGGCCGAGCTGAAGGCCGAGGCCCGGGCCCGGGGCCTGTGGAATCTCTTCCTCCCCGACCCGCGCCACGGCGCCGGCCTGACCAACCTCCAGTACGCCCCGCTCGCCGAGGAGACCGGCCGCAGCCCGCACCTGGCGCCGGAGGCGCTCAACTGCGCCGCCCCGGACACCGGCAACATGGAGCTGCTCGCCGAGTTCGGCACCCCCGAGCAGCGGGAACGCTGGCTGCTCCCGCTGCTGGCCGGGGAGATCCGGTCGGCGTTCTGCATGACCGAGCCGGCGGTGGCCTCGTCGGACGCCTCGAACATCGCCACCCGGATCGTGCGGGACGGCGACGAGTACGTGATCGACGGACGCAAGTGGTGGTCGTCCGGGGCGATGGACCCACGCTGCGCGGTCCTGGTCGTGATGGGGCGGACGGACCCGGACGCCGAACGCCACCGGCGGCAGAGCATGATCCTGGTCCCCCGGGACGCCCCCGGGGTCACCGTCCGCCGGGGCCTGACCGTCTTCGGGTACACCGACGCCGCGCACGGCGGGCACGCCGAGATCGACTTCACCGGCGTACGGGTGCCGGCGACGAACCTGGTCGGGGTGGAGGGCGGGGGCTTCGCCATGGCCCAGGCCCGGCTCGGCCCGGGGCGGATCCACCACTGCATGCGGCTGGTCGGGATGGCCGAGCGGGCGCTGGAGGAGATGTGCCGCCGGGTGGTCGGGCGGGTCGCGTTCGGGCGACCGCTGGCGGAGCAGGGCGTGGTCCAGGAGTGGATCGCCGAGTCCCGGGTCCGGATCGAGCAGGCCCGGCTGCTGGTGCTCAAGACCGCCTGGCTGATGGACACGGTCGGCAACCGGGGCGCGCACACCGAGATCCAGGCCATCAAGATCGCCGTCCCGGCGATGGCCGAGTGGGTGGTCGACCGGGCGATCCAGGCGCACGGTGGCGCCGGAGTGAGCCAGGACACCCCGCTCGCCGCGCTCTGGGCGCAGGCCCGTGCCCTGCGCCTGGCGGACGGACCCGACGAGGTCCACCGCGCCTCCCTGGCCCGCCGCGAGCTGCGCGCCTACCGCTGA
- a CDS encoding LacI family DNA-binding transcriptional regulator: protein MTTQRTRSLGRPTLDAVAARAGVGRGTVSRVVNGSPQVSPEARAAVQQAIAELGYVPNRAARALVTQRTDSVALVVSESGERVFTEPFFAGIVRGISSGLLETPMQLWLAMAQSPVERERVEHHLTNQHVDGVLLLSLHDADPLPTLLEERGLPTVLGGRPARMLRPGAQPAHFVDVDNTGGARQAVEYLIGKGRRRIATIAGPQDMGAGLSRLTGYREAITATGGKVNPAMIAYGDFSEGSGTACMRRLLESCPDLDAVFVASDLMAYGALRALREAGRRVPQDVAVVGYEDSPIARQSDPPLTSVFQPVEEMGRQMARLLVARIRGDGLPAPYVLLDTHLVPRSSA from the coding sequence ATGACAACCCAGCGCACCCGGTCGCTCGGGCGCCCGACCCTCGACGCGGTCGCGGCCCGTGCCGGTGTCGGGCGGGGGACGGTGTCCCGCGTCGTCAACGGCTCGCCCCAGGTCAGCCCGGAGGCCCGGGCCGCGGTGCAGCAGGCCATCGCCGAACTCGGGTACGTGCCCAACCGGGCCGCCCGCGCGCTGGTCACCCAACGGACCGACTCGGTGGCCCTGGTGGTCTCCGAGTCGGGGGAGCGGGTCTTCACCGAGCCCTTCTTCGCCGGCATCGTCCGGGGCATCAGCTCCGGGCTGCTGGAGACGCCGATGCAGCTCTGGCTGGCCATGGCCCAGTCGCCGGTGGAGCGGGAGCGGGTCGAGCACCACCTCACCAACCAGCACGTCGACGGCGTCCTGCTGCTGTCCCTGCACGACGCCGACCCGCTGCCCACCCTGCTGGAGGAACGTGGCCTGCCGACCGTGCTCGGCGGTCGGCCGGCCCGGATGCTGCGCCCCGGCGCGCAGCCGGCCCACTTCGTGGACGTGGACAACACCGGCGGCGCCCGGCAGGCGGTGGAGTACCTGATCGGCAAGGGCCGACGGCGGATCGCCACCATCGCCGGCCCGCAGGACATGGGCGCCGGCCTGTCCCGGCTGACCGGCTACCGGGAGGCCATCACGGCCACCGGGGGCAAGGTCAACCCCGCGATGATCGCGTACGGGGACTTCAGCGAGGGCAGCGGCACGGCGTGCATGCGTCGGCTGCTCGAGTCGTGCCCGGACCTCGACGCGGTCTTCGTGGCCAGCGACCTGATGGCGTACGGGGCGCTGCGCGCGCTGCGGGAGGCCGGCCGGCGGGTGCCCCAGGACGTGGCGGTGGTCGGGTACGAGGACTCGCCGATCGCCCGGCAGTCGGATCCGCCGTTGACGTCGGTGTTCCAGCCGGTGGAGGAGATGGGCCGGCAGATGGCCCGGCTCCTGGTGGCCCGGATCCGCGGTGACGGGCTGCCCGCCCCGTACGTCCTGCTGGACACCCATCTGGTGCCCCGCTCCTCCGCCTGA
- a CDS encoding GH1 family beta-glucosidase: MSNPATPPTVGLLEQGPELIFPPGFLWGAATAAYQIEGAAAEGGRTASIWDTFSRTEGRTVGGHTGDVACDHFHRMPADVKLMAELGLRSYRFSISWPRVQPGGSGAANQEGLDFYRRLVDELRAHDIEPWVTLYHWDLPQELEDAGGWPARDTASRFADYAKLAHDALGDRVRYWTTLNEPWCSAFLGYGSGVHAPGRSDGGDAVRAGHHLMLGHGLATQALRAGAADAEIGVTLNLYPVTPASDSPEDADAARRIDGLANRFFLDPILRGQYPADLVADLSPVSDFGHVQDGDLAVISTPLDVVGVNYYSRHVVAAPVEGVEPEKYWRAPSCWPASESVRFVTRGVPVTDMNWEIDAPGLLETLRRVHEEYTDLPLYVTENGSAFVDTVVDGRVDDTDRLAYFDAHLRASHEAISAGVPLRGYFAWSLMDNFEWAWGYTKRFGMVYVDYDSQLRIPKSSARWYAEVIRRNGLAAQ; this comes from the coding sequence GTGAGCAACCCCGCCACCCCGCCTACCGTGGGTCTCCTCGAACAGGGCCCGGAACTGATCTTCCCGCCCGGGTTCCTCTGGGGCGCGGCCACCGCCGCGTACCAGATCGAGGGGGCCGCGGCCGAGGGCGGTCGCACCGCGTCGATCTGGGACACCTTCAGCCGTACCGAGGGGCGGACCGTCGGCGGACACACCGGGGACGTGGCCTGCGACCACTTCCACCGGATGCCCGCCGACGTGAAGCTGATGGCGGAGCTCGGCCTGAGGTCGTACCGGTTCTCGATCTCCTGGCCCCGGGTGCAGCCGGGCGGATCCGGCGCGGCCAACCAGGAGGGCCTGGACTTCTACCGCCGGCTCGTCGACGAGCTGCGCGCCCACGACATCGAGCCGTGGGTGACCCTCTACCACTGGGACCTCCCCCAGGAGCTGGAGGACGCCGGCGGCTGGCCGGCCCGGGACACCGCCAGCCGCTTCGCCGACTACGCGAAGCTGGCGCACGACGCCCTCGGTGACCGGGTCCGGTACTGGACCACGCTGAACGAGCCGTGGTGCTCGGCGTTCCTCGGGTACGGCTCCGGGGTGCACGCCCCCGGCCGCTCCGACGGCGGCGACGCCGTCCGGGCCGGACACCACCTGATGCTCGGGCACGGCCTGGCCACGCAGGCGCTGCGGGCCGGCGCCGCGGACGCCGAGATCGGCGTGACGCTCAACCTGTACCCGGTCACCCCGGCCAGCGACTCGCCGGAGGACGCCGACGCGGCCCGCCGGATCGACGGGCTGGCCAACCGGTTCTTCCTCGACCCGATCCTGCGCGGCCAGTACCCGGCCGACCTGGTCGCCGACCTGAGCCCGGTGAGTGACTTCGGGCACGTCCAGGACGGCGACCTGGCGGTCATCTCCACCCCGCTGGACGTGGTCGGCGTCAACTACTACAGCCGGCACGTGGTGGCCGCCCCGGTCGAGGGGGTCGAGCCGGAGAAGTACTGGCGCGCGCCCTCCTGCTGGCCGGCCAGCGAGTCGGTGCGCTTCGTCACCCGGGGCGTGCCGGTCACCGACATGAACTGGGAGATCGACGCTCCCGGTCTGCTCGAGACGCTGCGTCGGGTGCACGAGGAATACACCGATCTGCCGCTCTACGTGACCGAGAATGGCTCGGCTTTCGTCGACACCGTTGTCGACGGCCGGGTGGACGACACCGACAGGTTGGCGTATTTCGACGCCCACCTGCGGGCTTCGCACGAGGCGATAAGCGCGGGCGTGCCCCTGCGGGGATACTTCGCCTGGTCACTGATGGATAATTTCGAGTGGGCGTGGGGCTACACCAAGCGCTTCGGCATGGTGTATGTCGACTACGACAGCCAGCTCCGCATCCCGAAGTCCAGCGCCAGGTGGTACGCCGAGGTGATCCGACGCAACGGTCTGGCCGCACAATAG
- a CDS encoding carbohydrate ABC transporter permease yields the protein MTTTTLRPPVRQPGRRADRSSRGHKAAQLWKASPLTWIGLVLGVLLSLFPFYWMIVIASRTNDAANSWPPPFLPGGNLGENVQRVLANTDANVVKGLMNSFLVSGTITIATVFFGSLAGFAFAKLRFKGKNALLLIILASMMVPIQLGVLPLYILMAKLEWLNTMPSVTVPFLIGGFGIFMMRQYAEQAVPNELIEAARVDGCSTWRIYWHVVAPALRPAAAVLGLLTFMEQWNQFFWPFVVLADPSNPTVQISLRSLNSAYFADNSQIFAGTLVATLPLFVIFVLFGRQIIGGIMEGAVKS from the coding sequence ATGACGACCACGACACTCCGTCCCCCGGTACGTCAGCCCGGGCGCCGGGCCGACCGGTCCTCCCGCGGGCACAAGGCGGCGCAGCTCTGGAAGGCCAGCCCGCTGACCTGGATCGGGCTGGTCCTCGGCGTGCTCCTGTCCCTCTTCCCCTTCTACTGGATGATCGTCATCGCGTCGCGCACCAACGACGCGGCGAACTCCTGGCCGCCGCCGTTCCTGCCCGGCGGGAACCTCGGCGAGAACGTCCAACGGGTGCTCGCCAACACCGACGCCAACGTCGTCAAGGGCCTGATGAACTCGTTCCTGGTCTCCGGGACGATCACCATCGCCACGGTCTTCTTCGGCTCGCTGGCCGGTTTCGCCTTCGCCAAGCTCCGCTTCAAGGGCAAGAACGCGCTGCTGCTGATCATCCTCGCCTCGATGATGGTGCCGATCCAGCTCGGCGTCCTGCCGCTGTACATCCTGATGGCGAAGCTGGAGTGGCTGAACACCATGCCGTCGGTGACGGTGCCGTTCCTGATCGGCGGATTCGGCATCTTCATGATGCGCCAGTACGCCGAACAGGCGGTGCCCAACGAGCTGATCGAGGCGGCCCGGGTGGACGGCTGCTCCACCTGGCGGATCTACTGGCACGTGGTCGCCCCGGCGCTGCGGCCGGCGGCGGCGGTGCTCGGCCTGCTCACCTTCATGGAGCAGTGGAACCAGTTCTTCTGGCCGTTCGTGGTGCTGGCCGACCCGTCGAATCCCACCGTGCAGATCTCGCTGCGGAGCCTCAACAGCGCCTACTTCGCGGACAATTCGCAGATCTTCGCGGGCACCCTGGTCGCCACCCTGCCGCTGTTCGTCATTTTCGTCCTGTTCGGCCGCCAGATCATCGGCGGGATCATGGAAGGTGCCGTCAAGTCGTGA
- a CDS encoding sugar ABC transporter permease: MSLDLHADAPPDGRRPRPTRAESRRRLSLTRADLKYSPYLYVLPFFVLFAIFGAYPIAYTVWIALTDRSPLNPTISFVGVDNFVELLTNDPQFWNAVVNTFGMFAMSTVPQLLIALMLANALNRRLPAQTFFRMAIAMPIITSTAVVALIFSMVYAREFGLVNWLLDLVGIDPIDWRANRFASWFAISTMVDWRWVGYNALIYLAAMQSISKDMYEAASLDGASRRRQFWSITVPQLRPTIIFTLIISTIGGLQLFTEPLLFTSGAGGISGGSEGQFQTITMYLLDVMNTRFRWGYAGAVALVLFVLIAFMSVVNYLLARRISSDK, translated from the coding sequence ATGAGCCTCGACCTGCACGCCGACGCGCCGCCCGACGGCCGCCGGCCCCGCCCCACCCGTGCCGAGTCGCGCCGTCGCCTCTCGTTGACCCGGGCGGACCTGAAGTACTCCCCGTACCTGTACGTCCTGCCGTTCTTCGTTCTCTTCGCCATCTTCGGCGCGTACCCGATCGCCTACACGGTGTGGATCGCGCTCACCGACCGCTCCCCGCTGAACCCCACGATCAGCTTCGTCGGCGTGGACAACTTCGTCGAGCTGCTCACCAACGACCCGCAGTTCTGGAACGCGGTCGTCAACACGTTCGGCATGTTCGCCATGTCGACCGTGCCGCAGCTGCTGATCGCCCTGATGCTGGCCAACGCGCTCAACCGGCGGCTGCCGGCGCAGACCTTCTTCCGGATGGCCATCGCCATGCCGATCATCACCTCGACCGCCGTGGTCGCGCTGATCTTCTCGATGGTCTACGCGCGCGAGTTCGGCCTGGTCAACTGGCTGCTCGACCTGGTCGGCATCGACCCCATCGACTGGCGCGCCAACCGCTTCGCCTCCTGGTTCGCCATCTCCACGATGGTCGACTGGCGGTGGGTCGGCTACAACGCCCTGATCTACCTGGCCGCGATGCAGTCCATCTCGAAGGACATGTACGAGGCGGCGTCGCTGGACGGCGCCTCCCGGCGGCGGCAGTTCTGGTCGATCACCGTCCCGCAGCTCCGCCCGACGATCATCTTCACGCTGATCATCTCCACCATCGGCGGGTTGCAGCTCTTCACCGAGCCGCTGCTGTTCACCAGCGGCGCCGGGGGCATCTCCGGCGGCTCGGAGGGGCAGTTCCAGACCATCACCATGTACCTGCTCGACGTGATGAACACCCGCTTCCGCTGGGGGTACGCCGGCGCGGTCGCGCTCGTGCTGTTCGTGCTGATCGCCTTCATGTCGGTCGTGAACTACCTGCTGGCCCGTCGGATCAGCTCGGACAAGTGA